CGGCATGCGACGGGCGCTCACACGCTCGGGTGGGGGCGCCGGCTTGCGGAAGACCGACCCTTCTCGATCCGGCTGCATCGGGATCATGACGATCCTCCCGAGAGGCCGGGGGGGAGCAAGAACAGCGCCAGAGGGCCGGGTGAGACTGGACGTGAGTTTAGGCGCGCGACGCCGATCGACGCTTTTCACGTGTCACTCCGGTCGTCCACGGGAGGACGGTTGCAAGAAAGTTGTCAGCTCTGCAGGCCAGGCCATACCACCATGCCCGTGCCCGAGCGCCACGCCACCGCCGGCATGTAGGCCAGCACTTCCGCGGGCCCGCGCGTGAACGCGAGCGCGAGCACCCACGCGAGCAATTCGGCGGTGCCGCCCGAGCCCGCGTCCTCCATGCGCTCGAGCGTGCATTCCCGCAGCAGCGCGGCGTGGTCGCCGTGCTTCAGCAGGTCCAGGAACCAGCGGTCGAACGCTTCGTCGACCGAGAAGTAGCGGGGCCCGCCCGGCTCGTGAGAGAGGCCGCCGGTCGCGATGACCGCCACGCGCTCCGAACCGGGATAGGCCAGCAGCATCTCGCGGAGCGTCGTGCCCACCTGGTAGGCGCGCTCCGGCGTGGGGATCGGCGGCACCGTGCAGTTCATGGTCACCGGCACCAGCGGGATGGCCCCCTCCGGATTCAGGTAGTGCATGGGCACCGACACCCCGTCGTCGAACTGCATCTCGCGCAGGTAGGCGAAGGCGAGCCGACGGCGGGCCCCTTCGTTGACCAGATAGCGCGCGATCGCGGGATGCCCGGGGATCCGGTATTTCTCCAGGGCGAGCCACTCGTCGTACCAGTCGGCCGGCCCCACGTGCTCGGCCCCGATGCCGACCGTATACTCGGGCGTGTTGTTGATCGGCCAGTTCAGCAGGTGATCGTTGCTGAACAGCACGATCACGTCCGGCCGCGCCGCGCGCAGCCGCTCTCGCATCTCGTCGAGGGCCCGCCGCGCCTCGCGGCGCTGATCCTCGGGCGCGCGATCGAACCACCCGGTGAGCCCGGGCGAGTGGGTCAGCGCCATCGCGGCCACCACGCGGGCCATGGCTCAGGCCTTCTCCCGCGCGGGCCGCGCCTGGGCGCGCTCGGCCGCCGCGGCTTCCTCGGGATAGGCGCGCTTGTAGGCCTCGAGCGCGGGATGGCTGTTGCTGTTGGCGGAGGCCCCGTAGAAGAGGCGCAGGATCTGGGGGATGTAGTACTGGTGCACGCCCATGTCGTTGAGCCGGCGCACGTCCTTGTCGCGGACGGCCTCGTACTCCTCGCGGCTCAGTCCGAACTCGCGGGCGATCCCTTCCAGGTCGTGGTTCCAGCGCTCGCGCAGGGCGGCGTCGCGCCGGACGTAGTAGATCATCTCGTTCACCGGCAGGGTCTTGTCGCAGCGTTCCACGTTACCCATCGCGCAACACCTTGGGATTGATCTTGAGGAACATGATCACGCAGCGGTCCGGCCCCAGGTTGCGCACGTCGTGCAGGACCTTCTGCGGAAACTTCACGATGGAGCCGGCGTCCACCACGACCTCCTCGCCGTCGATGTTCATGTGGGCGCGGCCCTCCAGCACGTAGATCGCCTCCTCCTCCTTCGGATGCTGGTGCATCACGGTGGACTGCCCCGGCTCGTAGCAGGCGATCTCCGACCAGAGCTGGTCGGTCTTGAAGAGCATCCTGCGCACGCGCTTGTCGGGCGCGAAGTCCTTCAGCGCGTGCAGGTCGAAGACCTGCGCGACTCCGGTGGCCCGCGGCGTCGCCGTCTCGTCCATTCGGCCGCATCATATCGCCGTCGTCGGCACTGCGCCAGACCGCCGCCGCGTCTCCATCGCGCCGGCGGGAACTTCGGCGTTGACATCGTGGAGGGCGTTCAGTAGAAAGAGCCGACGGCCGTGCCACAGCCCCCCGCCTCGCCTCCGTCGGTTGCCCGGCGCTTCGCGCGATTCGTCTCCGGCCTCCGGCTGGACGACGTTCCCCCCGCGGTCGGCGCCCGCGCCACGCTGCTGGCCCTGGATACCCTCGGCAGCAGCCTGGCTTCCTCCGGCCAGGACTTCGGCCGCGCGGTGACGCAGGCCGCGGAGCGGCTCGGCGGCCCGCCGGAGAGCACGCTGATCGGCACCACGCAGCGAGTCGGCGCGGCCGTCGCGGTGCTGGCCAACGGCACGCTCGCGCACGGGCTCGACTTCGACGACACCCGCGAGGACGCCATCGTCCATACCGGCTGCGTGGCGGTGACCACCGCGCTGGCGGTCGGCGAGGCGGTCGAGGCCTCCGGCCGCGAGGTCCTGGAGGCCATGATCGCGAGCGTGGAGGTCATGTGCCGGGTCGGCCTCGCGGTGCCGGGCCGCTTCCACGCGCGTCACTATCACCCGACCGCGCTCACCGGCGGCTTCGCGGCGGCCGCGGCGGCGGGCCGGCTCTACCGGCTGACCCAGGACCAGCAGGTCGCCGCCTTCGGGATCTGCGGCAGCCAGGCCGCCGGCATCATCGAGTACCTGGCCGACGGCTCGTGGACCAAGCGCCTGCACCCGGGCTGGGCTGCCCACGCCGGCGTGACCGCGGCGCTCCTCGCGCGCGCCGGCTTCACCGGACCGGAGACCGTCTTCGAGGGCGAGCACGGCTTCTACGCCGCCTTCGCGGGCGGCCACGAGCCGGCCCGCCTCGAGGCGCTCCTCGCGAGCCTCGGCTCGACGTGGGAGCTGTCGGCGCTCACCTTCAAGCCCTATCCCTGCGGCTCGATCGCGCATCCCTACATGGATTGCGCGCTGCGGCTTCGCGAGCGGCACGCGCTCCGACCCGAGCAGATCGCCGAGGTGCGCTGCCGGACCGCCGCGGGGCCGATCCCGCGGCTGTGGGAGCCGCTGGCCGCCAAGCACCGTCCGCCCAACGGTTACGCCGCGAAGTTCAGCCTGCCCTACCTGCTCGCGTGCATCCTCGTGAACGGACGGGCCGCGCTGGCCGACTTCACCGACGAGGCCTCGCAGGACGAGGCCCGGCGCCGCGTGGCGGCACGGGTGTTCTACGACGTCGATCCGACCATCGACTATCCCCGTCACTTCATCGGCCACGTGGCGGTGCGGCTGACCGACGGCCGGCTGCTCGAAGAGCGGCAGGATCACCCGCGCGGCGGGCCCGACTTCCCCATGACCCGCGAGGAGCTGGTGGCCAAATTCCGCGACAACGCGGCGCTGGCCATTCCCGAGGCGCAGGCCGCCCGCGCGGTCGCACTGGCGGACGCGCTCGCCGCGCAGCCGGGGGTCGGCCCGCTGATGGACGCGCTCACCGCGTGACCCGACCGACCCCCAGGAGATCTCGATGACTCATCGCCGGCTCGTCATGGCCTCGCTACTGCTCGCGCTCGTCTCCTCGGCCGCGGCCGCCGCCGCGCAGGACGCCCGGCTGGAGGCGGCCAAGAAGGAGGGCAAGGTCGTCTGGTACACCTCGCTCGCGCTCTCGAGCTCGGAGAAGGTGGCCAAGCTGTTCGAGACCGCGTATCCCGGCGTGAAGGTCGAGGTCCAGCGCACCGGGTCGCAGCGGATCCTGCAGCGCATGATGCAGGAGCTGGCCTCCAACATCCGCAACGTGGACGTGGTGCACACCTCGGACGCCGGCCACTACGTGCTGCTGAAGGAGAAGAAGCTGCTGATGCAGTACGCCCCCGCCGGCGTCGAGGCCTTCGGCGCCGGCTTCAAGGACCGCGACGGCTACC
The Candidatus Methylomirabilota bacterium DNA segment above includes these coding regions:
- a CDS encoding cupin domain-containing protein gives rise to the protein MDETATPRATGVAQVFDLHALKDFAPDKRVRRMLFKTDQLWSEIACYEPGQSTVMHQHPKEEEAIYVLEGRAHMNIDGEEVVVDAGSIVKFPQKVLHDVRNLGPDRCVIMFLKINPKVLRDG
- a CDS encoding MmgE/PrpD family protein, whose product is MPQPPASPPSVARRFARFVSGLRLDDVPPAVGARATLLALDTLGSSLASSGQDFGRAVTQAAERLGGPPESTLIGTTQRVGAAVAVLANGTLAHGLDFDDTREDAIVHTGCVAVTTALAVGEAVEASGREVLEAMIASVEVMCRVGLAVPGRFHARHYHPTALTGGFAAAAAAGRLYRLTQDQQVAAFGICGSQAAGIIEYLADGSWTKRLHPGWAAHAGVTAALLARAGFTGPETVFEGEHGFYAAFAGGHEPARLEALLASLGSTWELSALTFKPYPCGSIAHPYMDCALRLRERHALRPEQIAEVRCRTAAGPIPRLWEPLAAKHRPPNGYAAKFSLPYLLACILVNGRAALADFTDEASQDEARRRVAARVFYDVDPTIDYPRHFIGHVAVRLTDGRLLEERQDHPRGGPDFPMTREELVAKFRDNAALAIPEAQAARAVALADALAAQPGVGPLMDALTA